TTCCAACCCAATATAATGGCACCTAGGATTTAAAATAGCATTATCCTTGCATTTAATATGAAAAGCTCCAGAATAGTAGAGGCTTATAATACACCTGTAAAGAATGTCATGAAGCTTACATGAACTTGGTTCCCATAGAAGCATGGAGCTTCTCTAAAGTAGCCATGAAAAGCTTAGGACTGGCAGCAACATCCTCATATCTTGCCAGAGGTGCTGGGTACTGAAGATAGCTCATGACTGGTTCTTTCATAGGCACAGGACTCTGCTTGGCACAAGAAGTTGATGCCATTGCCGACTCCTATTCAACCATCAAAGCCCTTCGTACTACTTGCTCTTTTCACTCGCTGCAgacaaataaaaaagaaagaaaaaaaatcaagaaaaaaaaaagggaaaagaaagagttCAGAATCAGCAAACGATAAAAGAGCTGCAGATAGAACTAACTGCATGGAAAAAGCAAGACATGAAAACTGCGGGGCCTTATCAGAGACAATGCCAATAATACAACTTAAAAAGACTTTTATTTCAGGAATAAACGAAAGTCCGAAGAAAGGCTAAATATCAAACAGATAGTGACAAACCCAAATAGGAATAAGTTGAGTAAAATTTATTGAACAAACCAAAAGGCAACTATTAAAATCGTAATGCAGATTGTAGCAATGATCATAAAAAGAGCTTGATGTTTACCAACAACCTCAGCTTATGTATTAAATCCCTATAGCAAGGAAAAGATTCAATGCCCAAGAGAAGCAAATGATAAATTAAAGCTGTCATAGCCGTGAATTCCTCCAGAGTACTATTAAGAAATAACAGCCAAAAAAGCCCATCTAAGCCAGTTTCAGTCCTTTCAAACAGACACAGAACCAATAGAGGTGACACCTTTTAAGACTTTGCAATAAATACCCAGATTCTAAAAAGGTCTCTCCCTTCTCCCTCTTAAAGCACAGTTCACAGGCCTATACAATGCCTATATAAGCAGCAGCTATTTCTTGTCTGACATTCTAAAGATATCCTGCCATCCAAAGGGCACTGCAATTCTGCAAAGATATATTCTGCAAAGATATAGTATGTGTGTGGATACACATAGAGCAAAGTTCTCTCCTTTCCCCCGTTGTCTTATATGTATCTGACACTGTTTCAGAGTTAAAGATATGGAAGATACCATGGTAAGGATTTTGTGGGGGCAGTTGTCCGTCAATCAAGAATGCAAAGTAAAAGCCTCAATAGTCAAAATATATAAAACCCAAGAAGAACCAAAACCCACCTTTGCCCGGAGGACCCATCTCCTTGAAATTTCAAATAACAACTGTACTTCCCCTTTCTTTCTAATGGAGAACAAAGAAATATAATGGTGAAACATACATCAAAATTGCCCATAATAGAAATAAGAAATACAATACAACACTGAACTATTCATTGCTGTTATTACACATTTTTCTTAATgtgaataaacaacatattattattgagattattaatatatttattgtcTTATACCTCTccaagataaataaataaatatatagaatGGAAACCCTGATGCATGAAAGAATGGCGGATACTTAAAATAATATTTCAAaaggaattaaaattaaaaatatatatatgaaaaatgaCTTACCCACAGTCAGATAGGCAGAAATGAACATGCAAAATGAAATGATCATAATATGGAAGCAGCTTAAGACTAAATCCTTATTAATAAACGAAAATGAAGAGAttgtataaaaatatatatttattttatctctCCCTATTTTGATAATTTTTGTATGGTGATGAGAAGGAGTGGAGAAGGAAAAAAAGCCCAAAATACatcaaatatattaaaaatacaaATTTACCCTCGTTACCTTTGGCTATTTTCTAAAATACTGAAGGGTAGTTTCGGGATTCCAATGGCTTTTAACAAGGATGGAGTGACATGTCATCAAAATGATACGGATGGGTGCCCAAATCAAATGAGCTAAAAAtggaatataattaatattgaaaatatGATAAAAACCCACAAATATTATCGGATAATAATGCAaacaaattttatatatatatatatatatatttatttatttattatcgtGGTTAATGCGGAGATGGGTTATTAATGGAAGTTGATGAGAATGGGGATTTGCCAAATAGGTGGGAAGAACGTGTCCCATTGATTTCCCTGTTGAAAcggcactctctctctctctctctctctctctctcatcaaaTATCCCGAAAAGTGATATGGGTGCCGTAACAGCAGCtccattaatattttgattaaggcatttaagcactttaaattttAGAATAAGTCCAAACAAATCCCATCTTTCTCTCTGCCTTATCAAGAAGTCATTCGTATCCGTATTGTAGTCTTGCTTTGATAtttgtcaaaattttaattttaagtttttttctaattttttttacatatttctaaaaataaataatttaaaataattatttttattaaaaattttaaaaaaaataaagagtaagctcaaatttaatatttatatatttttaattgctagatCAAGTAAAGCCAAGCGTTAAGGATTAGCttcctaattttcatttttaGGTTTGGTAAAAAATTTTTGCATTCTCTATTTGATTTTGGTCTTTAATTAGTAACCAAATTTTTTCTTTaggtttgtaaaaaaaaaaaaaaaaaaaaaaaaactttagagATAAGACTTTGGGTTCAAATTTCCAACtcattactaaaattaaaatttttcatgataatttataaaattatgacaattttatgAATAATTAGGTTAACAACTATACTTAACCAAAGCAAAATTCTGGGGAGAAAATAACAATTTAAATTTATCCAAACTATGGCAAGTAAATTTCCAGGCCAGATTCAACTTCCCTCAAAAATTCAAACAAAACACACAAAGCAATTCGTCATTATTCAACTGCAATCCAACAGATTGAACCTAAAAATTATGGAGAAAAAACTCTCTACTTTATGGTAGAAATTTACTTCTCAAGTGGTACTTGACCTGTTATCAAAATATCTCAAGCAGTAGCTACATGGCTGATAGTGATACAGAACTGCATTTCTACAGTGAGAACAGTGCAATTGCTCTGCATCTACTGTCAGCTGTTGCATATAATCCCTTCTGGCAGTTCTGTCCAAAGTAACTACAAGTCATTTCTTCTTACAAGAGCTCATTTGTCCAGAGAGTACCATAATTAGCTTCAAGATCTCCACCACCGTCTAAATGCTTTTATGCACTTCTAAAGAAACACTTTGCCAGCGCCTTTTCTTGGACATAATCTGAAAATATGAAGCTTCTTGATCAGCATAAAGAAATAAGTTGCACCACAAGCATCATTAGCAGGTGTAAGAGAACATGAAAGTTGAAAGTGTAACAACTCCTTTGTTATGACTAAAGATAATTGTATATAAATATTCAGATTGATCTACATCCAGTTGCAGTTGGCTGATCCGAAACCAACATCGTCTCACCAGTATCTGCAGAGAATTGGTTTTGCAACCTATTCTATTGAGGAACATCAAGGACACAACTTTACTACATATGTTTAGAACGGTGATTATTATGTGACAGAACATTAAATGAATGGGGAAACATGCATTTAACTATCatacttgtttgtaaattaaacaaaaatggataaaacaaaaTCAGATATATTAAACATCAGTCAGTCATGTTAAACCATACTAAATGAATCAATAGATACGATACCTTACAAGATGAAGGAGGCAATGAAACCTGGCGAACAGCCTTTCCAAGTTCATTTAATTGTAGAATCTCTCGAAGCTGGCTCATGATATTCTCCAAAAGTTGCAACTGAATATTTTCTTTTCCCATGTGCTCCATAGATACATTGAGCTTCCCTCTACCCTCTTGTACAACCCTTAGCCTTTCCCATAGCCTTCCAACTTCATTGTCAATTCTCAACCTCTCATAATCAACTGCAGACATGGAATTTCTCTTAAAAACAGAAACCAAGGGTTTTTTTTGCGAGCAACCCACACGTGGCATTCCACTAGTTATGTCTGAGTAGCTTCTGCTGATGCCCTGCTTAGTTTGTGAACTGGTAATTGCTCGACTATCACATGATTTTGGGATGTCTAAGATGGCATTTACTAACAGTTTTTCAATTCCAATTCCTCTGAATTCACCAGGCATATTAAATTTATCAccaatcatataaacatcatgaACATGAGCATCCATGTttaccattgcattgcatgaaTCTTGGTCGTGCTTCTCTGAATCATCAGAATTATACGGAAAACTATTCTCAGTTTCATTGCAAGTCTGAATTGCCTTTGATGCCAATCCTTCACTTGTAATAATGACATCACTTTGTTTCTGTACTTCCCCAAGAGGGGCAACAGTTTTCTCATGCAAATTATATCCTTCTGCAGTTGATAAGTCAAATTGTAATTGCATATCTCTTTCCTGAGGAAATACTTCATCCAACTTTGGGATTGGTAACTCTTTCCCAAAGACTAGAGTATGATCCACATTTTCCTTCTCACAAATGGATTCACCAATTCTCTGCAGCATCTGCAACGGATCCTCACCTGAATATTGCAACGAATAAGCCCCTTTTCCGTGTGAGGTTCCTGTGCCTTGTGGATCATAATGCACATAATGCAGCTGCTTACTTCCAAAAATCACTTGTCTGTAGGTTTCAACTTCCTTTTCCAAGACATACTTTTCCCTTTCCCTCCTTAGTAGGATCTCTTTAAGAATGTTCATTTCTTCAAAATCATAAGCAGATTTTGCTTCTATCATCCTCTGGTGTTGCCTAGCTTCCATTTCGATTGATGCCTTCTCCTCTTGTAGACGCAGAATCATTGCCATGGCCTCCTCTGCGGCAGTAGCAGCAGAACTCCTCTCTTTCTCAAGTTCAAGGTACAAAGCAGCACGAGCTGCATGCTCTGCTGCAAGTGCTTGTTCCAATACTCTAATTGCATTGTTTTCATCAGGACCAAAGGGAAGCTCCCCTTGTGCATTAAATTTCAACTCATCTTCAGGTGATGTAACCTTCTCCGTTggtttaatttcatttatagGTTCATTTGATTCAAAATCAGGGGACTTTCTCCCCAACAAACGCAATTCCACTGAAGAGTCCCTGCCATCTAAAATCACATAATCATGCACATTAGAAGCAGCATCAACTATGCAGAAGTAACATTAGCATATGCATACCATgttcaaaacattttttcttaAAGACATGCAGGGCTTATGCAAAGTCAAACTCAAATTTGGATGCTTTCACTTAAAAATGTGCAGTCCATCCAGGGAAGATACAAAGTTCTTCCTCTGCTGATGCTGACATATAAAATGGGAAGACTAGGGCAATTACAAAGCTAGATATGTTACTTCTGTTCTATATTTCAACGTAATATTATAATTCTCATTCAGTACCTCTTCATAACATATGGACCATCTAAAAACATAATATTTGGACCTTCTCATGAGCAttgtaaaaagaaaaagaatccaAACAAACAAAATTACGATGCTGTAAAACCATCTAACTCTAATTCTCAGAACATAAAACACAAAGTATCTGCTCAAAGTGGTAGAAACATTaaatgtaaaattaaaatatcagaaCCATGCCAAATTGCCAATTCATATTAGAAAAAAGATTCTATAGAAATAGAAAATATTAATGCCAAACTACTCTTCACACTCACAATTTAGGATATTACCACCAGAACTATCAGGTACCATGCTGCCTTCATCACTCGCATTCATCATTTTACTGGCACTGGCAGGAGACTGACGAAGAGCTTGTGCATCCCACCTAAAAGGATCgtatgatgaagaagaagatgacctcCCAATTTCAGTAGAACCTTTCCTACGACGCCCAAGAGCAAGTCTAACCTTCTGACTCAAACACCCCTTCTCCTTATCAAACCTCTCTTTCACATCCCTTGCATACATTACACTACTCCCAACAAACACTTCTTCACTCCTCTCATGAAATGAGCCAGACGATGCTTCATCATCTAATCCAAAAATTGTATTTTCACAATTTGTCTGATACAGGTTTTTGTCCCATATTGAATCAAAAGGGAACTTGCTCTTAACAGAGAATTGAACAGATGATATCTTCTCTGATTGACAGTCTACAAGAGCTGTTTGCCAACAATTATCACTATTGGGGTCACCAAAAAGTCCATTGCAAGGGCATGGCAGAGACAATCCAAACATACCCAGAAATTTTGAGGCAGAATAAGCGAGAGTTGATGCACAGAGGAGAAGATACGCAATGGAGAGATCAAGAAATGCACCCACTAGCCTACTAAGCGTCCACGATTGTATCTCATGACACGGCATTTTtccagaaaacaattcttcagtaACCCAGCCCAGCTGACTAATCAAACTAACCAGTTTCCCGTCCGATTGAGAGAAAACTGAAGAAAAGCAAAGAGGATAATATATCAAGTCTACAATTTGCCATTAAACTTTtcattgaattatggaataacaAAAAAAGTCTAGCAAATAGTGCTCCATTTAATTACCCAAGAAGcataaaattatgaataaaaaGGGTCATATATATTAACTTTTTTTCCATTCACGTTCTTCATTTTCCTTCGGTTTCCCAACAACCAAACAAATCCCAAAAAGAGAAACTTAGCATTAGTATGGTTTACAAGTTGACTCACCGAGATACTATTTGAGTGGACTTAATTATGAATCATCGGCCTACGAGAGTTGCAATGAAATTTCATTCCATAGAAATGGACGAAGCTGCTCTCTTTccaaagaaagaaattttaagtgTGCAATTCAAACCTCTCTATATTCCCGAGATGGATATGACACCATTGGCTGCTTCCCACAGACTTATAACGTGGTCAAGATCCGTCAATTCACGCGCCATTTGTCCGTTCCCCATTTTTAGGGatactgagagagagagagagtaggaTTGATTATTGCGCAACTTCCGTTACAGTGGGTGGTATTAGATGGAGGAATGGCTGGTCATTTGGTAAATAATGATGCCTCTTAAATGAAATTAACACCGTCACGCTTCTCGAGGAAAAACCGTCATAATTTTGTTCGTTACTGATAAAACGGATCCAGACCATCTGGTACGTGTAAGTTGTACGTTCCTTCCCCTCTTATCAAAGACATGTCATCAATCTTATGTACCAAAGAAAAAAGCCATTTATCTTTGTTTGTTTGTAATACGATAGAAATGCTCTTATGGATGTTGAGGTCTCTTACTGGCCTCGATTTGCAATACAATGGTCTCACAGGTGCAATTCCAAATTGTATAGGATTTCTGAAATCTCTTCCAACACTTGATTTGTCAACCAATAATCTTATAAGTGCAATACCTGCCACAATAGGGAACTTGGCAAGCCTTACAATTCTTTTCCTTTCTAAATCCATTCATTCCCCATGAATTTGGAAATCTGACATCTCTCTTTCACCTTGATCTTTCAAACAATAACCTCACCGATACAAACGCTATCTCTGTTGGATATTTATCAAATTTGTATTTTTTCTATTAGGAGGATGGGAGGAGTGAGTGTACGTGTGTGTTAAGGCTTTGCATcataataaatactaaatttttaaattatgttaaaattgaaaaaaaaattaactctaattataaaaacatataaaattttaatttttttgaatatTAGGTTAATATATTACTATAAAATATTATAGTTTGATAATTATAATTAGAGaaatagattaaaaaaataagaaaaaggatagttagtgaaaaaaaaaaaaaaaaaaacaaggttGGTTTTATATTCACTTGTCCCACTGAAAAATGGAGTGAAATATTAAATTGCAGGTGCTATCAGAGCCATGAAAAGTGTCTGCACTATCTTAACTGCTCCCTTCCACCAGCAAAGGACCGCTTCGCCAACGCCTTTTCTTTGACATAACCTGAAAATTGATGCAAGCTTTTTGTGAAAATCAACAGTAGCAACTCTTCAAAAATGACGAAGTAAAATCAGATGCGTACATACATTAGATGTTAGAGGAGGCAATGAGGCCCTGCGGGCAGCCTTTCCAGGTTCTGTTAAATGTCGAATCTCTCGAAGCTGACTGATGATATCCTCCACAATTTGTAGCTGAATTTTCTCTCTTTCCGGGTTCCCTTTAGTGAACTGTAGCTTCTCCCTTCCTTCTTGCACAAATTTTAGCTTTTCTCTGAGCCAACTAATCTCATTGTCAATTTTAAACCTTTCAGCATCAAATGCAGACATGGATTTTCTTCGCATATCAGAACGTAAGGATCTGCTTCTTGAACTACCAGTTGGTGGTAATCCAATGGGAATGTTAGGATTTTTTGAGGTAGCAGCAGCATTCATCGAAAGCTGCTTATTTTTGTCTCTCATGACCCGCTTATAGACACTGGCTTGATCATCAATGACATGAACATCATGAATAGCACCTTCACTTTCTTTATGATCAATAGCTTTCTGATGCAAATTATGTGCTGGAGGAATAGTAGACTGAATTAACTTTGAAGTTGCATTTATTTTCTGTGCTTTCCTTTCCTCATCAGGATTTTTTTCAGGACTTGGATGCCTTGGAATGTCCACTCGATTTGAATTATCTTCACTGTATTTTTTACTTGGAAATTCCTTCTCCTCCTTGTCAGTAGAATCATTACTCGGCTGTGGCGGCATATCTTCGTTGCTTGAATATAATATTATTTCCCCCTTTGTTTCTGCCACACCATACATTTCTGCATCCAACTGTTCATTCCCATAAATTATTTGCCTGTAGGCTTCAACTTCCTTCTCCAAGTAATACTTTTCCCTCTCTCTCCTTACTAGAATCTCTTTGAGAATGTTCATTTCTTCAGCATCATATGCATATTTCTCTTCTATTATCCTCTGGCATTGCATTGCTTCCATTTCTATAGATGCCTTCTCCTCTTGTAGACGCAATATCATAGCCATGGCCTCATCTGCAGCAGTAGCAGCAGCGCTTCTCTCTTTCTCTAGTTCGATGTAAAGGACAGCCCTGGCAGCATGTTCCTCTTCCAGTGCTTGTTCCAGGAGTCTTATTGTACTCTTTGCATTGCAATCTGAACCTTGATCCGCATTTGAATTGATCTCATCAGCAGTTAATGCACTTTCCTCTGTGGGTTCATTCTCATCTACagattcattcaattcaaaaccATGGGAAAACTTTCTCTTCGAACCAATATCCACCGAGGCTtcctttgcattcaaaatttcacAAGCATTCACATTACAGGCTGCATCAGCATGTGAAGAAATAATGAAACATATGCTTTGATGAAATCCCTATCACAATTTTCTTTCTACATCAATCTTATTTTCAATGCGCAAACACACGCAAGCCAACAAACAATGAAATTTTTCAAGCACATTGTAAGCCAACAAACAAAACCATCACCTGATGCACCTTCAAAGTTAGCAGGATCCTTGTCGGCTTCATCCTCCAATTTACTGATTCTGGCAGAAGCCGATTGAGGTGTTTCTACATTCGACCATAATGATTTATATGATGGAACCCAGGAAAACTTCCCATTGTGATCAACAGAGCCTTTTCTGCGGCGTCTGAGGCCATGTCTTGATCTGTGGCGAGAAATCCACTTCCCTTTCAACTCATGTCTTCCTTCTTTCACATCCGGCAAGTTCATTGCACCCATCACAAAACTCTTTTCTTTCATCTTAGCCAAATCTCCGCCTGTATTGTTGTCTGTCCTCCTCT
The Hevea brasiliensis isolate MT/VB/25A 57/8 chromosome 15, ASM3005281v1, whole genome shotgun sequence genome window above contains:
- the LOC110636180 gene encoding uncharacterized protein LOC110636180 isoform X2, producing MPCHEIQSWTLSRLVGAFLDLSIAYLLLCASTLAYSASKFLGMFGLSLPCPCNGLFGDPNSDNCWQTALVDCQSEKISSVQFSVKSKFPFDSIWDKNLYQTNCENTIFGLDDEASSGSFHERSEEVFVGSSVMYARDVKERFDKEKGCLSQKVRLALGRRRKGSTEIGRSSSSSSYDPFRWDAQALRQSPASASKMMNASDEGSMVPDSSGDGRDSSVELRLLGRKSPDFESNEPINEIKPTEKVTSPEDELKFNAQGELPFGPDENNAIRVLEQALAAEHAARAALYLELEKERSSAATAAEEAMAMILRLQEEKASIEMEARQHQRMIEAKSAYDFEEMNILKEILLRREREKYVLEKEVETYRQVIFGSKQLHYVHYDPQGTGTSHGKGAYSLQYSGEDPLQMLQRIGESICEKENVDHTLVFGKELPIPKLDEVFPQERDMQLQFDLSTAEGYNLHEKTVAPLGEVQKQSDVIITSEGLASKAIQTCNETENSFPYNSDDSEKHDQDSCNAMVNMDAHVHDVYMIGDKFNMPGEFRGIGIEKLLVNAILDIPKSCDSRAITSSQTKQGISRSYSDITSGMPRVGCSQKKPLVSVFKRNSMSAVDYERLRIDNEVGRLWERLRVVQEGRGKLNVSMEHMGKENIQLQLLENIMSQLREILQLNELGKAVRQVSLPPSSCKIMSKKRRWQSVSLEVHKSI
- the LOC110636180 gene encoding uncharacterized protein LOC110636180 isoform X1, producing the protein MPCHEIQSWTLSRLVGAFLDLSIAYLLLCASTLAYSASKFLGMFGLSLPCPCNGLFGDPNSDNCWQTALVDCQSEKISSVQFSVKSKFPFDSIWDKNLYQTNCENTIFGLDDEASSGSFHERSEEVFVGSSVMYARDVKERFDKEKGCLSQKVRLALGRRRKGSTEIGRSSSSSSYDPFRWDAQALRQSPASASKMMNASDEGSMVPDSSGGNILNYGRDSSVELRLLGRKSPDFESNEPINEIKPTEKVTSPEDELKFNAQGELPFGPDENNAIRVLEQALAAEHAARAALYLELEKERSSAATAAEEAMAMILRLQEEKASIEMEARQHQRMIEAKSAYDFEEMNILKEILLRREREKYVLEKEVETYRQVIFGSKQLHYVHYDPQGTGTSHGKGAYSLQYSGEDPLQMLQRIGESICEKENVDHTLVFGKELPIPKLDEVFPQERDMQLQFDLSTAEGYNLHEKTVAPLGEVQKQSDVIITSEGLASKAIQTCNETENSFPYNSDDSEKHDQDSCNAMVNMDAHVHDVYMIGDKFNMPGEFRGIGIEKLLVNAILDIPKSCDSRAITSSQTKQGISRSYSDITSGMPRVGCSQKKPLVSVFKRNSMSAVDYERLRIDNEVGRLWERLRVVQEGRGKLNVSMEHMGKENIQLQLLENIMSQLREILQLNELGKAVRQVSLPPSSCKIMSKKRRWQSVSLEVHKSI
- the LOC110636209 gene encoding probable myosin-binding protein 6 — protein: MPCHAIRGWNFSELVGAFLDLSITFLLLCASTLAYFASKFLGLFGLNLPCPCNSFFASSDNTNNTCLQRPLVDYPSQKISSVQSSVKSKFPFGSIGNDLQWNSNKENDKHEGVGSEGEVSCISSSERRTDNNTGGDLAKMKEKSFVMGAMNLPDVKEGRHELKGKWISRHRSRHGLRRRRKGSVDHNGKFSWVPSYKSLWSNVETPQSASARISKLEDEADKDPANFEGASACNVNACEILNAKEASVDIGSKRKFSHGFELNESVDENEPTEESALTADEINSNADQGSDCNAKSTIRLLEQALEEEHAARAVLYIELEKERSAAATAADEAMAMILRLQEEKASIEMEAMQCQRIIEEKYAYDAEEMNILKEILVRREREKYYLEKEVEAYRQIIYGNEQLDAEMYGVAETKGEIILYSSNEDMPPQPSNDSTDKEEKEFPSKKYSEDNSNRVDIPRHPSPEKNPDEERKAQKINATSKLIQSTIPPAHNLHQKAIDHKESEGAIHDVHVIDDQASVYKRVMRDKNKQLSMNAAATSKNPNIPIGLPPTGSSRSRSLRSDMRRKSMSAFDAERFKIDNEISWLREKLKFVQEGREKLQFTKGNPEREKIQLQIVEDIISQLREIRHLTEPGKAARRASLPPLTSNVMSKKRRWRSGPLLVEGSS